In Psychrobacter immobilis, a single genomic region encodes these proteins:
- the murU gene encoding N-acetylmuramate alpha-1-phosphate uridylyltransferase MurU has product MSEIDRAMITQAMILAAGKGTRLRPLTLDTPKPLVEVGGQPLIVWHIKALQAAGITDITINASWLADKLMDTLGDGSQYGVKLHWSVEDDEPLETAGGIFQALQTGKLRDEPFILVNSDVWTTYDFAQLRDYKLGADQRAHLLLIDNPEHNNGGDFAINNGLASEQPIGDADKYTFAGISVMSPRLVDGLVSGQSAALAPLLKQAMIKFQITAEIISDNWIDVGTPERLAQVNEFIKSNGVDHHQGA; this is encoded by the coding sequence ATGTCTGAGATTGACCGAGCAATGATTACCCAAGCAATGATTTTGGCTGCTGGTAAGGGCACGCGTCTGCGTCCATTGACACTTGATACACCCAAGCCTCTGGTCGAGGTGGGTGGGCAACCGCTTATCGTCTGGCACATTAAAGCGCTACAAGCAGCTGGTATCACTGATATCACCATTAATGCGTCATGGCTGGCTGATAAGCTGATGGATACACTGGGTGATGGCAGTCAATACGGTGTTAAATTACATTGGTCAGTAGAGGATGATGAGCCTCTAGAGACCGCAGGTGGTATTTTTCAAGCGTTACAAACTGGCAAGCTGCGCGATGAGCCATTTATCTTAGTGAACTCAGATGTATGGACGACTTATGATTTTGCGCAGTTGCGAGATTATAAGCTTGGCGCAGATCAGCGCGCACATCTGTTATTGATTGACAATCCAGAGCATAATAACGGCGGTGATTTTGCGATCAATAATGGTTTAGCCAGCGAGCAGCCAATTGGTGATGCAGACAAATACACCTTTGCTGGCATTAGTGTGATGTCACCACGATTGGTCGATGGGTTGGTATCAGGTCAGTCAGCGGCGTTGGCACCATTGCTCAAGCAAGCGATGATAAAGTTCCAAATCACGGCTGAAATCATTTCTGATAATTGGATAGATGTGGGCACGCCTGAACGCTTGGCGCAGGTAAATGAATTTATCAAAAGTAACGGTGTTGATCACCATCAAGGCGCTTAG
- a CDS encoding DUF2474 domain-containing protein gives MKKLSKKQSQWAWFIGLYIAGFAVIFTIAQLIKLAMGI, from the coding sequence ATGAAGAAGCTCAGTAAGAAACAGTCACAATGGGCATGGTTCATTGGGCTATATATAGCAGGGTTTGCAGTTATTTTTACGATTGCTCAATTGATCAAGTTGGCTATGGGCATCTAG
- the cydB gene encoding cytochrome d ubiquinol oxidase subunit II — protein sequence MFNYGDVLDLPLIWGGLIALSVFIYVLLDGFDLGCGILFPFAGSDKNRSRIMNSIAPFWDGNETWLVLGGGGLFAAFPVAYGIIMTGLYLPVTFMLFGLIMRGVAFEFRFKASSRRHVWDTFFFVGSVVATFSQGIMLGALVQGLEASNRLYTGGPFDWLTPFSIVCGFAMIIGYALLGSTWLIIKTEHTLQVWARKVSGWMLSALVVAMIVVTAFMYFSDINALEGWFGFPGLLYLAPMPIIVLLLFFLMRKDLSGEREYRPFLLTVALFLMGYIGVCFAMFPYIVPYQMTIYEAAAADTSLSFMLVGAVIMLPIILSYTAFAYYTFKGKTGHEHMY from the coding sequence ATGTTTAACTACGGTGATGTATTAGACTTACCTTTAATTTGGGGCGGACTGATCGCTCTATCCGTCTTTATATATGTATTGCTTGATGGCTTTGATTTGGGCTGCGGCATCTTGTTTCCCTTTGCTGGCTCAGACAAAAACCGTAGCCGCATTATGAACTCTATAGCCCCGTTTTGGGATGGTAACGAGACTTGGCTAGTATTGGGCGGTGGCGGCTTGTTCGCTGCTTTCCCAGTGGCTTATGGCATCATTATGACGGGGCTTTATCTGCCTGTTACTTTTATGCTATTCGGTCTAATAATGCGCGGTGTGGCATTTGAATTTCGCTTCAAAGCATCGTCACGTCGTCACGTATGGGACACTTTCTTTTTTGTTGGTTCAGTCGTTGCTACATTCTCTCAAGGTATTATGCTTGGGGCGCTTGTACAAGGTCTTGAGGCAAGCAACCGTCTCTATACTGGTGGGCCATTTGATTGGTTAACACCTTTCTCGATTGTGTGCGGCTTTGCCATGATTATCGGTTACGCCTTGCTTGGCTCTACATGGCTCATTATCAAAACTGAGCATACCCTACAAGTCTGGGCACGCAAAGTGTCTGGCTGGATGCTGTCTGCTTTAGTAGTGGCAATGATCGTCGTCACAGCGTTTATGTATTTTTCAGACATTAATGCCCTCGAAGGCTGGTTTGGCTTTCCAGGTCTATTATATCTAGCACCTATGCCAATTATAGTTTTACTATTATTTTTCTTGATGCGTAAAGACTTAAGTGGCGAGCGCGAATATCGTCCTTTCTTATTGACTGTGGCACTGTTTTTGATGGGCTATATCGGGGTTTGTTTCGCCATGTTCCCATATATCGTGCCGTATCAGATGACGATTTATGAGGCAGCCGCAGCTGACACCTCACTATCCTTTATGTTAGTTGGTGCCGTCATAATGCTACCGATTATCCTGAGTTATACCGCTTTTGCCTACTACACCTTTAAAGGTAAAACTGGACATGAGCATATGTACTAA
- a CDS encoding cytochrome ubiquinol oxidase subunit I codes for MFATFMIDQLDALMLARIQFAFVISFHIVFPAFSIGLASWLTVLEFRWLKTGEPIYAEVYKHWVKIFAVVFGMGVVSGVVMSYQFGTNWAVFSDKAGNVLGPLLAYEVLTAFFLEASFLGIMLFGWGRVSKRMHFASTAIVAIGTLISGFWILAANSFMQTPQGFMMGADGLLYPTNWLEIIFSPSFPYRYAHMMTAAFLTTAFVIGGVGAYYIQSKKHTEHRQHGRVMLGMAMIMAIFVAPAQVLIGDEHGLNTLEHQPAKVAAMEGIWEDERGAALRLFAIPDQENQTNKYEISIPYVSGLILTHSLDGEVKGLKNWAPEDQPPVMIVFWAFRIMVGIGMLMVLVGLFSLYKYFKKQQYNPESVWFHRAWMMMTPLGFIALLAGWFVTETGRQPWTVYGVIRTAESMSPLAAQQVATTLIGFIVLYIFVFGAGSFYILRLIAQGPKPYEDPADDNFYEHSVTESQGRALSGDSNPAKSTEEDIDTPANDVDDGGLR; via the coding sequence ATGTTCGCTACGTTTATGATTGACCAGCTCGATGCGCTGATGCTCGCGCGTATCCAATTCGCTTTTGTTATCTCGTTTCATATTGTTTTTCCCGCCTTTTCTATCGGACTTGCCAGCTGGTTAACGGTGCTTGAATTCCGTTGGCTCAAAACAGGCGAGCCTATCTATGCTGAAGTCTACAAGCATTGGGTCAAAATATTTGCCGTGGTATTCGGTATGGGCGTGGTATCCGGTGTAGTAATGTCCTACCAGTTCGGTACTAATTGGGCGGTCTTTTCTGACAAAGCCGGTAACGTCTTGGGCCCCCTACTCGCCTACGAAGTATTGACCGCGTTTTTCTTAGAAGCGTCTTTTTTAGGTATTATGCTGTTTGGTTGGGGGCGCGTGAGCAAACGTATGCACTTTGCTTCCACTGCCATTGTCGCCATTGGTACACTGATTTCAGGCTTTTGGATTTTAGCCGCCAACAGCTTTATGCAGACGCCGCAAGGCTTTATGATGGGCGCAGATGGTCTTTTATATCCTACCAATTGGCTTGAGATCATCTTTAGCCCTTCATTCCCTTACCGCTATGCTCATATGATGACAGCGGCATTCTTGACGACAGCCTTTGTCATTGGCGGGGTTGGTGCTTATTATATTCAATCTAAAAAGCATACCGAACACCGTCAACATGGTCGTGTCATGCTAGGTATGGCCATGATTATGGCTATATTTGTCGCACCTGCTCAAGTATTGATTGGCGATGAGCATGGTCTAAATACTTTAGAGCATCAGCCAGCCAAAGTCGCAGCGATGGAAGGTATTTGGGAGGATGAGCGCGGCGCAGCGTTACGCCTATTTGCTATTCCTGACCAAGAAAACCAAACCAATAAATATGAAATAAGCATCCCCTATGTTTCAGGTTTGATTCTTACCCATTCGTTAGATGGGGAAGTAAAAGGTCTAAAAAACTGGGCACCTGAAGACCAACCACCGGTGATGATTGTATTCTGGGCATTTCGTATCATGGTTGGTATTGGCATGTTAATGGTGCTAGTCGGCTTATTTAGTCTCTATAAATACTTTAAAAAACAGCAATATAATCCCGAAAGTGTCTGGTTCCACCGTGCTTGGATGATGATGACGCCACTTGGCTTTATCGCATTATTGGCGGGCTGGTTTGTGACCGAGACAGGACGTCAACCATGGACCGTATACGGTGTGATACGCACCGCAGAAAGTATGTCACCGCTCGCAGCACAGCAAGTGGCAACCACGTTGATTGGTTTTATTGTCCTCTATATATTTGTCTTCGGTGCAGGCAGTTTTTATATTCTACGCTTGATCGCTCAAGGGCCAAAACCGTACGAAGACCCTGCCGATGATAATTTCTATGAGCACTCAGTGACCGAAAGCCAAGGTCGTGCGCTCAGTGGCGATAGCAATCCTGCTAAGAGCACTGAAGAAGATATAGATACTCCTGCAAACGACGTCGATGATGGAGGGTTACGCTAA
- a CDS encoding esterase/lipase family protein, which translates to MTFANPIKNMVTHAKKTPFSITSVALIAAVALLPACSTVSVNKQASAKTITAQRGNIVTTKKLSSDTASALLSAGLNEQACMQQFDLCLTQLTDSILNEHYRPALAVFAELHYAKARQLSASQDCRNALARPPLDPYYANAPLEDTEAKVQQENTNRCLTGYQERLFDAIKSSYTYLFYDSLTHDFEGADQDKSPSQAQNRIPNDTDIQTQDIYNAASNDVITQLYRSTNGSNKLMGGTKVDYLPTSASTLNDSSQAAIANYSPLKGKPTDQVNVMKIQIDDYDLGVYLPNENNYLQNAHKQTSALADLVSTYELRLSGLNSISKRPGLGISLVASLDDRYTTTIRQLLVSSLSGRLTNEKDGDTDESKPSSRIYPTGHLLLTGLIEPSGDSVLDVLSSRKLDIHLYNPYQSESVNILNSDYPLAANFSAGYGLWLSENQLDGVGYLNLITRQPEARLPKLFMLEPYDPNKRVLIMLHGLASSPATWVNLTNDILNDDKLRDNYQVWQIFYPTNLPILENRYQIQQLINSTYEQTDPKGQNRASKNSVIISHSMGAIIARMMLSDENLVDDLDRLDDQNVLSDSEKRKIRDALKASFGEDQLKERFELNALPQVDTAVFLSAPFRGTDYADRWFTRALRRIVYLPVGLVKTVTDNLATIATQGDLAQNPLGALYLQNGASQLSDKSSFIQLTKDITINDRVTYHSIIANNDADITKGLAQMQPAGAKVDLSQAVEEDTKDETVGTSSSSDNSKLSAQPLVAAVTVNEDISQALTERLSDGIVPYTSAHLDGAASETIISGGHSIQTNPQTILTLRQILHKQLQE; encoded by the coding sequence ATGACTTTCGCTAACCCTATCAAAAATATGGTGACGCATGCTAAGAAAACCCCATTTTCGATCACATCAGTCGCCTTGATAGCCGCGGTAGCATTACTACCTGCGTGCAGTACGGTATCAGTGAATAAGCAAGCGTCAGCGAAGACGATTACTGCGCAGCGCGGTAATATCGTCACCACCAAGAAACTAAGCAGTGATACGGCATCAGCGCTCTTATCGGCAGGGCTCAATGAGCAAGCCTGTATGCAGCAGTTTGATTTATGCCTCACTCAGCTGACTGACAGTATTTTGAATGAACACTACCGTCCTGCTTTGGCAGTTTTTGCAGAGTTACACTACGCAAAAGCGCGACAGCTTTCTGCCTCTCAAGACTGCCGCAATGCGCTGGCTCGCCCGCCACTTGATCCTTATTATGCCAATGCACCTTTAGAAGATACAGAAGCTAAAGTCCAGCAAGAAAACACCAATCGCTGTCTAACAGGTTATCAAGAGCGATTATTCGATGCTATCAAATCCAGTTATACCTATTTATTTTATGACAGTTTGACGCATGATTTTGAGGGCGCAGATCAAGACAAAAGCCCCTCTCAGGCACAGAACCGTATTCCAAATGACACCGATATTCAGACCCAAGACATCTATAATGCCGCCAGTAATGATGTGATAACCCAGCTTTATAGATCAACCAACGGCTCAAATAAGTTGATGGGCGGCACCAAAGTAGATTATTTGCCCACATCCGCTAGCACTCTTAATGACAGTAGCCAAGCCGCGATTGCCAATTACTCACCGCTCAAGGGCAAACCGACTGATCAAGTCAACGTCATGAAAATACAAATTGATGATTATGATCTTGGTGTTTATTTGCCTAATGAAAATAACTATTTGCAAAATGCACATAAGCAGACCTCTGCACTAGCAGACTTGGTTTCCACTTACGAATTACGCCTCTCTGGGCTTAACTCAATCAGCAAACGCCCAGGCTTAGGTATTAGCTTGGTGGCCTCACTGGATGACCGCTATACCACCACGATTCGCCAATTATTAGTGTCATCATTGTCAGGTCGATTGACCAATGAGAAAGATGGAGACACAGATGAGAGCAAGCCAAGTTCGCGTATCTATCCTACTGGACATTTGCTGCTAACAGGATTGATTGAACCAAGCGGCGATAGCGTATTGGATGTACTAAGCAGTCGCAAACTCGATATTCATTTATACAACCCATACCAAAGCGAAAGCGTTAACATCCTTAATAGTGACTATCCACTGGCGGCTAACTTTTCTGCAGGTTATGGCTTATGGCTGTCTGAGAACCAGCTAGATGGCGTCGGTTATCTCAATTTGATCACTCGCCAGCCAGAGGCCAGACTGCCCAAATTATTCATGCTTGAGCCTTATGATCCCAATAAGCGCGTCCTGATTATGCTGCATGGTTTGGCTTCTAGCCCTGCCACTTGGGTCAATTTAACCAACGATATTCTCAACGACGATAAGTTGCGTGATAACTATCAAGTGTGGCAGATATTCTATCCAACCAATTTGCCTATTTTAGAAAATCGTTATCAAATACAACAGTTAATCAACAGCACCTATGAGCAAACTGATCCTAAAGGACAAAATCGCGCCAGCAAAAACAGCGTGATTATCAGTCATAGTATGGGTGCCATTATCGCTCGCATGATGCTATCTGATGAAAACTTGGTCGATGACCTAGATCGACTAGACGATCAAAATGTGCTGTCTGATAGTGAAAAACGTAAGATTCGTGACGCACTTAAAGCATCATTTGGCGAAGATCAGCTAAAAGAACGCTTTGAGCTAAACGCCTTACCACAAGTAGATACGGCTGTCTTTTTATCAGCGCCTTTTCGTGGAACTGACTATGCAGATCGCTGGTTCACTCGGGCACTGCGCCGTATTGTCTATTTGCCAGTTGGTTTGGTAAAAACTGTCACGGACAACTTAGCCACCATTGCCACGCAAGGTGATTTGGCACAAAATCCTTTGGGTGCGTTATATTTACAAAATGGCGCAAGTCAGCTGAGCGACAAATCCTCTTTTATACAGCTGACGAAAGACATCACCATCAATGATCGTGTGACCTATCACTCTATCATTGCCAATAATGATGCCGATATTACTAAAGGACTGGCGCAAATGCAGCCAGCTGGTGCAAAGGTTGATTTGTCGCAAGCAGTAGAAGAAGACACCAAAGATGAGACAGTCGGTACCAGTAGCTCTTCTGATAACTCAAAGCTCTCTGCCCAACCACTGGTTGCAGCCGTCACCGTCAATGAAGATATCAGCCAAGCGCTAACTGAACGTCTCTCAGATGGTATTGTTCCTTATACTAGCGCTCATCTTGATGGCGCGGCCTCTGAGACGATTATCAGCGGTGGTCATAGCATTCAAACTAACCCGCAAACTATTTTGACATTGCGCCAGATTTTACACAAACAATTGCAGGAATGA
- a CDS encoding tetratricopeptide repeat protein: MKAINQSTLSARSSSKSPKLATLTALATACAMLLSAPVNAAETNAATDAAKTDTTATSVPSAMDSSKRVIRLARPTAASTAQEGTLPTAAVTANTQPTDLQSNSVPQSAPLPNNAQPYRAPMSTLQPQDVVPAPKIPEFTGTTRVYEPGPLTATGVDLRSGQLANIPTPQVQLSDVSFVPTVLIPQQNGNNNDQLDVSLLDDFIEDVSPNARHYPPNFPNRSQRHYTREKIKVLAEWIQPYAESPNASYDVLIRAAKLNGMGRNLDLGSDYTIRGGKYVDRAIKLQPDSGEANFLYGMMLSEGGGFKEGQKYLDRAVSLGYTEAEQSLAQSDLLSDRRDNALERLRRLEQKNPNNDIIRQQIKLIEEGKFYIWDIPAPDINVKPSA; the protein is encoded by the coding sequence ATGAAAGCCATCAACCAATCGACTCTCTCTGCCCGTTCGTCTAGCAAGTCGCCTAAACTGGCAACTCTGACAGCACTGGCAACAGCTTGTGCCATGCTATTATCAGCGCCTGTCAATGCGGCAGAAACCAATGCGGCAACAGATGCTGCAAAGACCGATACTACTGCCACATCGGTGCCTAGCGCTATGGATTCTAGCAAACGTGTGATTCGTCTTGCTCGACCGACTGCGGCTAGTACAGCACAAGAGGGTACTTTACCGACTGCGGCGGTGACAGCCAATACTCAACCAACTGACCTTCAAAGCAATAGCGTTCCACAAAGCGCTCCTTTGCCAAATAATGCTCAGCCGTATCGTGCGCCAATGAGTACATTGCAACCACAAGATGTTGTACCAGCACCAAAAATACCTGAGTTCACTGGCACCACTCGAGTTTATGAGCCTGGTCCATTGACCGCTACTGGTGTCGACCTGCGTAGTGGTCAGCTTGCCAATATACCAACGCCGCAAGTGCAATTGTCGGACGTAAGCTTTGTACCGACTGTGTTGATTCCTCAGCAAAACGGTAATAACAACGATCAGCTAGACGTGAGCTTGCTTGATGATTTCATCGAAGACGTCTCACCTAATGCCCGTCATTACCCACCAAACTTCCCTAACCGCTCACAGCGCCATTATACGCGTGAAAAAATCAAAGTATTGGCTGAATGGATACAGCCTTATGCTGAATCACCAAATGCCTCTTATGATGTATTGATTCGTGCCGCTAAACTCAATGGCATGGGACGTAACTTAGATTTGGGATCAGACTATACGATACGTGGTGGAAAATATGTTGACCGTGCCATTAAACTGCAACCTGATAGCGGCGAAGCCAACTTCTTATATGGCATGATGTTGTCAGAAGGCGGCGGCTTCAAAGAAGGTCAAAAATACCTAGACCGCGCAGTGTCTCTTGGCTATACCGAAGCAGAGCAAAGCTTGGCACAGTCAGACTTGTTAAGTGATCGCCGCGATAATGCACTAGAGCGCTTGCGTCGTCTTGAACAGAAAAACCCTAACAATGACATCATTCGTCAGCAAATCAAACTTATTGAAGAGGGTAAATTCTACATTTGGGATATACCTGCGCCTGACATCAATGTTAAGCCTAGTGCTTAA
- the coq7 gene encoding 2-polyprenyl-3-methyl-6-methoxy-1,4-benzoquinone monooxygenase, with translation MRPLSKVDQLLLGVDKALRAVVPHSNPSTRPLPVSSDEIPELTITEARHVAGLMRINHTGEVCAQGLYHGQAFAAKDSGVKQAMQQSAEEEVDHLVWCETRLDELGSHASVFTPLWYGMSFGLGAVAGAISNEFSLGFVAETEAQVSEHLQEHITQLPEHDKRSKEILAQMDIEELHHRELALASGGAALSPPVRHTMRWMANRMKATAYHL, from the coding sequence CTGCGTCCCTTATCCAAAGTCGACCAATTGTTACTTGGGGTCGATAAGGCATTACGAGCTGTCGTACCACATTCAAACCCTAGCACTCGTCCACTACCAGTCAGCAGTGACGAGATTCCTGAGCTCACTATCACCGAGGCGCGACATGTCGCCGGATTGATGCGTATCAATCATACTGGTGAAGTATGCGCGCAAGGTCTGTATCATGGTCAAGCATTTGCCGCCAAAGACAGTGGCGTCAAGCAAGCCATGCAGCAATCAGCCGAAGAAGAGGTCGATCATCTGGTCTGGTGCGAGACGCGATTAGACGAGCTTGGCAGTCATGCCAGTGTCTTTACGCCATTATGGTATGGCATGTCTTTCGGTCTTGGCGCAGTCGCGGGTGCCATCTCTAATGAATTTAGCTTGGGATTCGTCGCAGAGACAGAAGCTCAAGTCAGCGAACATTTACAAGAGCATATCACCCAATTACCAGAGCACGATAAACGCTCAAAAGAGATACTGGCACAAATGGATATTGAAGAGTTGCATCATCGTGAGCTGGCATTAGCAAGTGGCGGCGCAGCGTTATCACCGCCTGTACGTCATACTATGCGCTGGATGGCCAATCGCATGAAAGCCACGGCATATCACTTGTAA
- a CDS encoding MFS transporter, translated as MANQFQLFKHRRFSAMFFTQFLGAFNDNIFKQALILVLTYTAASQLGMEVSILNNLAAMLFILPYFLFSALAGQIADKFEKSKLTRLIKLLEFVIMVIAAVGFVFEWYALLFVALFLMGTQSTFFGPIKYAYLPQAMKEDELVGANGLFQMGTSLAILLGMIIAGVLTQIAQPLYWISVTVLVIAVLGYFVARLIPHMPAMQPNLKINWNIVTTSVATVRYLYSLPFLFFVILGNSWFWFYGATFLTQTPEFSKVILHGDESVVIFLLTLFSVGVSIGSLLCKSLTKNQVSLRLLPFGIAGLSIFAIDLYFSLSSLNINVNNATLFGISELFAVSGSWRVFADLFFLGFSGGLYIVPLYASMQAYAPKSHRARVVGANNIFNAIFMVTSAIFSIVILNALGFNLPQLFLVTGLINIAFGAFLYSKLNKHIKNAVIQTHDEVAP; from the coding sequence ATGGCCAATCAGTTTCAATTATTTAAGCACCGCCGTTTTAGTGCCATGTTTTTTACCCAGTTTTTGGGCGCGTTTAATGACAATATTTTTAAGCAAGCACTCATACTGGTTTTGACTTACACCGCTGCGAGTCAGTTGGGTATGGAAGTCAGTATTTTGAATAACTTGGCCGCGATGTTGTTTATTTTGCCTTATTTTTTGTTTTCTGCACTGGCAGGACAAATCGCGGATAAATTCGAAAAATCAAAACTCACAAGATTGATTAAGCTGCTTGAGTTCGTAATTATGGTAATTGCGGCAGTAGGGTTCGTGTTTGAGTGGTACGCATTGTTATTTGTTGCGTTGTTTCTCATGGGCACTCAATCTACTTTTTTCGGGCCTATTAAATACGCCTACTTACCACAAGCAATGAAAGAAGATGAATTGGTTGGTGCTAATGGTTTGTTTCAAATGGGGACGTCGTTAGCGATCTTGCTCGGTATGATTATCGCGGGTGTTTTAACCCAGATAGCGCAGCCGCTCTATTGGATAAGTGTGACCGTATTGGTCATCGCCGTCTTGGGTTATTTTGTCGCACGATTGATACCCCACATGCCAGCGATGCAGCCAAACCTAAAAATCAACTGGAACATTGTGACCACTAGTGTGGCGACGGTGCGCTACTTATATTCATTGCCTTTTTTGTTCTTTGTCATCCTTGGTAATAGCTGGTTTTGGTTTTATGGCGCGACGTTTTTGACCCAAACGCCAGAATTCAGCAAGGTCATCTTACATGGTGATGAATCAGTGGTTATTTTCCTATTAACCTTGTTTTCTGTTGGTGTGTCGATTGGCTCATTATTATGCAAATCACTAACCAAAAACCAAGTCAGCTTACGTCTTTTGCCCTTTGGTATCGCCGGCTTAAGTATTTTTGCGATTGATTTGTATTTTTCACTGTCAAGTCTCAACATCAATGTGAATAATGCAACTCTGTTTGGCATCAGTGAGCTATTTGCGGTGAGTGGCAGCTGGCGCGTGTTTGCTGATTTATTCTTTTTGGGCTTTAGCGGCGGTTTATACATCGTACCATTATATGCCTCTATGCAAGCCTATGCACCCAAGAGCCACCGCGCGCGCGTCGTTGGTGCCAACAATATCTTTAACGCGATATTTATGGTCACCTCAGCGATTTTCTCTATCGTTATCTTGAACGCTTTGGGATTCAATTTACCTCAGCTATTTTTAGTGACAGGACTCATAAACATTGCCTTCGGTGCCTTTTTATACAGTAAACTCAATAAACATATTAAAAATGCGGTCATCCAAACGCACGATGAAGTGGCTCCATAA